From one Solanum stenotomum isolate F172 chromosome 12, ASM1918654v1, whole genome shotgun sequence genomic stretch:
- the LOC125848735 gene encoding lysine-specific demethylase JMJ18-like yields the protein MKGHPSRQAPKGENHIESSGSPRRRKESAIWSPGEARRPILQEAPVYYPNDEEFKDPLGYIASIRHNAQQYGICRIVPPASWSPLCPLREKNVWECAKFSTRIQQVDLLQNREPMKKKKTRKRKKRSHSKTGSTRRQPRSLGSESNTNSDSSDDKFGFQSGSDFTFAEFQTFAKDFKELYFRMKDTEVWKPSIEEIEGEYWRIVENPTDEVEVLYGADLETGVFGSGFPLESSSPKASTLDQYATSGWNLNNLPRLPCSVLCFEESNISGVLVPWLYIGMCFSSFCWHVEDHHLYSLNYMHWGEPKIWYGVPGNHAAALEDAMRKHLPDLFEEQPDLLHELVTQLSPSVLKSEGVPVYRAVQSAGEFVLTFPRAYHSGFNCGFNCAEAVNLGPVDWLEHGLTAVELYSKQCRKTSLSHDKLLIGAASEAIRALWELSAVKNINSINLRWRSFCGKDGMLTRAIKGRIEIEEERLERLLPLVQLQTMDKDFGLKDEQECFSCFYDLHLSAVKCQCTPGQFSCLKHSNLMCSCEPENKTVFVRYNRDELNTLVQALEGKLDAIEQWTSKDPDNFSLNRRQHNSVKQDSERDGLEMDPSMKNDSLSGLLREQNHNPKKQCSSCSDDATTSYASSHSSGKKLFGVDLSRGSPAFRQNGTFDSEKDLLSTEVSEQTLLYHVDPLSLGSIASGKLWCSKQAIFPIGFRSRVKFFDASSPEITSSYICEILNGGLIGPLFKVSLEECPDTKFVSSSAQKCWEMVSHRVFEELATKLNPGRQDLPPLQPDTESINGLGMFGLLSPQIVQSIEALDTNRQCLEYWNNKLKLKDECVTVKGPSGSSESTVDMARSAVMERGQCSGTKVATEEEHANYSSSNTELQLVLRRLLNKADPEELRIMHKILCSGSTSPEWRIAFATLSQEIQRKV from the exons ATGAAG GGACATCCTTCTAGACAGGCTCCAAAAGGTGAAAATCACATTGAGAGTTCAGGAAGCCCTCGTAGGCGGAAG GAATCAGCAATATGGAGTCCTGGTGAAGCGCGTAGGCCCATCTTACAGGAAGCTCCTGTGTACTATCCAAATGATGAG GAGTTCAAAGATCCACTTGGTTATATTGCAAGCATTCGCCACAACGCACAGCAATATGGCATATGCAGGATTGTACCACCTGCATCTTGGAGTCCACTCTGTCCACTTAGAGAGAAGAATGTGTGGGAATGTGCAAAGTTCTCGACTCGAATCCAGCAAGTTGATTTACTTCAGAATAGGGAGcccatgaaaaagaaaaaaaccagGAAGAGGAAAAAACGATCGCACTCAAAGACGGGATCAACAAGGAGACAACCCAGATCTCTAGGTTCTGAATCAAATACTAATTCAGACAGTAGTGATGACAAGTTTGGGTTTCAGTCAGGGTCTGACTTCACATTTGCGGAATTTCAGACATTTGCCAAAGATTTTAAAGAGTTATATTTTAGGATGAAGGATACTGAGGTTTGGAAACCCTCCATTGAAGAAATTGAAGGTGAGTATTGGCGTATCGTTGAGAATCCAACAGATGAAGTTGAG GTGTTATATGGAGCTGATCTGGAAACTGGAGTATTTGGCAGTGGATTCCCTCTAGAATCTTCATCTCCAAAAGCTAGTACTTTAGATCAGTATGCGACTTCTGGTTGGAACTTAAACAACTTACCACGCCTGCCATGTTCTGTATTGTGCTTTGAGGAAAGCAATATCTCAGGAGTTCTGGTCCCATGGCTGTATATTGGAATGTGCTTCTCATCATTTTGTTGG CATGTTGAGGACCACCATCTTTATTCTCTGAATTATATGCATTGGGGTGAGCCAAAGATTTGGTATGGAGTGCCAGGAAATCATGCTGCAGCCCTGGAGGATGCAATGAGAAAGCATTTGCCAGATCTGTTTGAGGAACAACCAGATTTGCTTCACGAACTA GTGACTCAGTTGTCTCCTTCAGTTTTGAAGTCAGAGGGTGTACCAGTGTACCGCGCTGTTCAGAGCGCAGGGGAGTTTGTGCTCACATTCCCAAGAGCATATCACTCTGGATTTAACTGTGGGTTCAACTGCGCAGAGGCTGTTAATCTAGGCCCTGTTGATTGGTTAGAGCATGGACTAACTGCTGTGGAGCTCTACAGTAAACAATGTCGTAAAACCTCGCTTTCACATGATAAGTTGCTTATAGGAGCAGCTAGTGAAGCTATCCGAGCACTGTGGGAGCTCTCAGCTGTTAAGAATATTAACAGTATAAACTTGAGATGGAGAAGTTTCTGTGGGAAGGACGGCATGCTTACTAGAGCTATTAAG GGAAGAATTGAAATAGAGGAGGAAAGACTGGAGCGTCTTTTACCTCTTGTACAACTTCAGACAATGGACAAAGATTTTGGCTTGAAAGATGAGCAGGAATGCTTTTCTTGCTTTTACGACTTGCATCTCTCTGCAGTTAAATGCCAATGTACCCCAGGACAGTTTTCATGCCTTAAACATTCTAACCTAATGTGTTCCTGTGAACCAGAAAACAAAACTGTTTTTGTCCGTTACAACAGAGATGAACTGAACACACTGGTACAAGCATTGGAGGGGAAATTGGATGCCATTGAACAATGGACTTCCAAGGATCctgataatttttctttaaataggAGGCAGCATAACTCTGTGAAGCAGGATTCAGAGAGGGATGGATTGGAAATGGATCCCTCGATGAAAAATGATAGCTTATCAGGTTTGTTGAGAGAACAAAATCATAATCCAAAGAAGCAGTGCAGCTCATGCTCTGATGATGCGACCACCTCGTATGCTTCGAGTCACAGTAGTGGGAAGAAGTTATTTGGGGTTGATCTTTCCAGGGGCTCTCCTGCTTTTCGACAAAACGGAACATTTGACTCAGAAAAAGATCTCCTGAGCACCGAGGTTTCTGAACAAACGCTTTTGTACCATGTTGACCCTCTAAGTTTAGGGTCAATTGCCTCAGGAAAGCTTTGGTGCAGTAAGCAGGCAATATTCCCCATAG GATTTAGAAGTCGTGTTAAGTTCTTCGATGCCAGCAGTCCCGAGATAACTAGTAGCTATATATGCGAGATCCTGAATGGTGGGCTCATTGGACCTCTATTCAAG GTTAGCTTAGAAGAGTGTCCAGATACGAAGTTTGTGAGTTCATCAGCGCAGAAATGCTGGGAAATGGTCTCGCATAGAGTCTTTGAAGAACTAGCAACGAAGTTAAATCCAGGAAGGCAAGATTTGCCACCATTGCAACCTGACACAGAAAGCATCAACGGTCTCGGAATGTTTGGGTTACTCTCCCCACAGATAGTTCAG TCCATTGAAGCTCTTGATACAAACCGTCAATGCCTGGAGTACTGGAACAACAAGCTAAAACTCAAGGACGAGTGTGTAACTGTCAAAGGGCCTTCAGGTTCATCGGAGAGTACTGTTGACATGGCAAGATCTGCTGTGATGGAAAGAGGTCAGTGTTCAGGAACCAAGGTAGCTACAGAGGAGGAGCATGCTAATTATAGTTCATCTAACACCGAGTTACAGTTAGTACTTAGGAGGCTTCTGAATAAAGCAGATCCAGAAGAACTGAGAATAATGCACAAGATCTTGTGCAGTGGATCAACAAGCCCTGAGTGGAGAATAGCATTTGCAACATTGAGTCAAGAGATCCAGAGGAAAGTGTAA
- the LOC125848741 gene encoding CASP-like protein 1B2, whose amino-acid sequence MAQEGNGQKTDVAKPKDYCNWVMPLLRFLAFGATISATLVMALNNQKKTFVVATIGTTPIQATLNAKFQHTPAFVFFVIANGLCSLHNLLMLAFCFIGSKYDYKGLRLYVIGILDMINVALISGGATSAAFMGQLGRDGNSHARWDKICDKFYTFCSHGEGAIIASFIGLLLMIITTAINIIKLKNVKNYGNNCAINIP is encoded by the exons ATGGCTCAAGAAGGAAATGGACAAAAAACAGATGTGGCTAAGCCTAAGGATTACTGTAATTGGGTGATGCCATTGTTGAGGTTTTTGGCATTTGGTGCAACAATTTCAGCAACATTAGTTATGGCACTAAACAACCAAAAGAAAACTTTTGTTGTTGCCACTATTGGTACCACTCCTATTCAAGCTACTCTCAATGCTAAGTTCCAGCACACTCCAGCTTTTGT GTTTTTTGTTATAGCAAACGGACTATGCAGTCTCCATAACCTCCTCATGCTAGCATTTTGTTTTATTGGAAGCAAATATGATTACAAGGGACTACGATTATATGTAATTGGAATCCTAGACatg ATAAATGTGGCACTAATCTCTGGTGGAGCAACCTCAGCAGCTTTTATGGGACAACTTGGTAGAGATGGAAATTCTCATGCAAGATGGGATAAAATTTGTGataaattttatacattttgtaGCCATGGTGAAGGAGCAATTATTGCTTCTTTTATTGGTTTGCTCTTAATGATAATTACTACTGCCATTAATATAATTAAGCTTAAAAACGTCAAGAATTATGGCAATAATTGTGCCATTAATATTCCTTAA